In Cytophagales bacterium, one DNA window encodes the following:
- a CDS encoding helix-turn-helix domain-containing protein: MSSGPPFFSGPEKTQASGNIDDRQCYRYDRTGNNRRTCTMGRRGYPKDHPYYTPNAYQLPIKHHYRDSGCVALGHAIAKARFAADMKQGELADKLGVARSRVAQWEGAKRPVPWKFMEPLTDLFGTHDAWDVEPYSIEKKIPLFARMVR, encoded by the coding sequence ATGAGCTCCGGGCCGCCTTTTTTTTCGGGACCTGAGAAAACCCAGGCGTCCGGTAACATTGACGATCGCCAATGTTACCGGTACGATCGCACCGGTAACAATCGGAGGACCTGCACCATGGGCCGACGCGGATACCCGAAAGACCACCCCTACTACACCCCCAACGCCTACCAGCTTCCCATCAAACACCATTACCGGGACAGCGGTTGCGTCGCCCTCGGCCACGCGATCGCCAAGGCCCGATTCGCGGCCGACATGAAGCAAGGCGAGCTCGCCGACAAGCTCGGCGTCGCGCGCAGTCGGGTCGCCCAGTGGGAAGGCGCCAAACGGCCGGTGCCATGGAAGTTCATGGAGCCCTTGACCGATCTTTTCGGCACCCATGACGCCTGGGACGTCGAGCCCTACTCGATAGAGAAGAAGATTCCGCTGTTCGCCCGCATGGTCCGGTAA